A segment of the Candidatus Izimaplasma bacterium HR1 genome:
AAGTGTCGAAAACTGGAGTACTGTTGAATATATTTTAGAGAATCATTATCTTTATCTAGGTAACTACCCAATAATGCAAGATTATGAGTTCGATGTTCAACTAAGTGGTTATGGAAAAGTAACTGCATATAAGATGTTTGAAGGTGACTTAGAAAACACTGATATAACTTTGGAGACATATGGCTTAGAATCTGGTTATAATTTAAGTGACATTAATAATGCTAAACTATATTTTGAATCAAACTATGTAAATGAATTATTAGTATATGGATTTGCTCATAATGATCCAGATAACAGATTAATTTTATCTATTGAACTTGTTTTTATGGATAGTGAATTATCAAAATATATTTCGGGTATTAAATAAAAAAGGAGCTTAATAGCTCCTTTTTATATGGTTATACTTTTACCTGGTTTCAATATTTTTACTACAAAATCAGGTAGCTTTGCTACAAAATATGTAGGGTCTGCTTGGATTAGTCCAAAGGTATTATAATGCATTGGGACTGTTATTTTAGGTTTAATAAAGTGAACAGCTCTAACCGCATCATCTATATCCATTGTATAATTCCCACCTATTGGTAGAAATGCTAAATCAACTTCTTCATCTTCTAATAACTTCATATCATAAGTTAAACCAGTATCTCCAGCGTGGTATAAACTTTTATTATCAATATCAATTAAAAATCCTCCAGGATTACCACCATCATAGAAATTTCCATCTTTGAAAAAACTTGAACCATGAAGTGCTGGTGTCATTTTAACCTGCCCAAATTGAAACTCAAATCTACCACCAATATGCATGGCATGAGTCTCTATTTCTGGATTGTCTAGTTTTATTGTGTTTGCTATTTCAGCATTACTGATAATGATTGCCTTGTTATCTAGTGCTATTTTTACTGCATCTCCAACATGATCGCCATGGGCGTGAGTTATAAAAATATGAGTTATACCTTCTGTATGTTCTTTTTTTGATTTATACAAC
Coding sequences within it:
- a CDS encoding metal-dependent hydrolase, translated to MKVTFLGHSALLVEDKNFKGLIDPFLTGNPLYKSKKEHTEGITHIFITHAHGDHVGDAVKIALDNKAIIISNAEIANTIKLDNPEIETHAMHIGGRFEFQFGQVKMTPALHGSSFFKDGNFYDGGNPGGFLIDIDNKSLYHAGDTGLTYDMKLLEDEEVDLAFLPIGGNYTMDIDDAVRAVHFIKPKITVPMHYNTFGLIQADPTYFVAKLPDFVVKILKPGKSITI